AGGTTGGCCTCGGTCTCTATGAAGGCAAGCAAAATAGTTGGAGGAGCGCTCTTGTGCTTGAAGACCCTTGCGTTTCGCTCATTCTAGACAGTCCACGAAACAAGCATGGTGAGGGACGCCTTAGCTTGGCGGTTTGGCGTTGGCGTTGTCGCAGGTACTTGCCCACCAAGCCTTAACTAAGTCGAACAGGGGCCAACCGTTGGTGTGAAGACCGAGAATATGGTATTTGTCAATGATCAAAGACCAAAGCCTTCGTGTGTAGCGGCATTTGTAGAAGAGGTGAGGCCCACATTCCTGCACTCTCATGCAGAGAGGGCAGAGACCACACTTGGGCCACCCACGTTTTGCCAAACGATCGGCAGTCCAAATTCTGTCTTGTAGCGCCAACCAAGCGAAGAACTTGACTTTTGGGGGGCCCAAGCCTTCCAAACCATTTTGCCTAGCTGCAGTTCCAGCAGCCGAAAGGGCGGCCGCCCTACCCCCACCTAGTCCTGGCCATCTCAGGCCCGGCCCTGTCGGCCCACCCAGGCCCGGCCCTAAAATCCAGGGCCTAGGCCCGATGGGCTTGCccatgggccgggcttgggcctgagTTTTGAGCCCACCAGCAGGGCCTGGACGGGCTTGGGCTTGGCATATTGGCATTTTAAGGAAGAGGCTCGGCCCAAGGGCTTTTCTGGGCTTTTTACCagatgggccgggcttgggcttgaAAAATAGGCCCGATGGTAGGGCCTGGGAGGGCCTGGGCCTCAGTTTTCTGCCATGGGCTTTTTCAGGCCTGGCCCAAGCCCAGCCCGGCCCGGCCCATGGCCAGATATACCCCCACCCACCGTCCTCCGAATAGGTGGTGGTTCCGGTCACAACATCCAAAACGCGTGCAGGCCCAACGTTTTCCCCGCCGTCGGGCTTACATCCGTGCCCGTCCATTCGCACCGCACGGCCGGGGCGTTGTATCAGTATCATCGTCGATACATGGAGGCGAGGCGAGATGCCATTTCCCAATTATTCGACCGGGTAGGTTTCCTTGGTCCCCCATGGCCATGCATGGGGGCTAGGGCTGGCCGGCTATGAGAGAGGAGGGAGGCACCGCTGGCCGGAGTGTGGTGTCCGGTGCCCGAAAGCACGCCGCAACGTTGACATCTCACCCTCCGTTAGCAGCCCCCCACTCTATACATATGATTGTGACACCCTTATACGTACTGATGTGCCGGACGGACCAGCTAACCGAATCTACCCCAGCTATAGAGCTAGCCCGACTCGGCTCCATCGTGCGCCCGCGTGATATCACCTGTAAAAGGTTTACTTTACATAACTAACTAGAGTACTAAAATAGCATTGACCTTTCGCTGCCATTTCACAGAGCTGAGGGTCGTTAGTTTAAGATCAAATGACCGTCCTtttctcttcttcctcacacaaAATTTCGCTTATCCAAATTGCAAATTCAGTTCAACCTACATGTAGCTACCGTGTTTCATAAAAAGTGCGAGACGCATGTTTTTTTCATGGACTGACACGTGTTTTAGTTTGTTTTTTTAACACGACGCAGATGCTCATCATacacgcatacactcacccctatgaagaTGCGCACGCACATTATGCCCTTACTTTTTGATATATGTTTTTGTATAAATGGTTTAGTTGAAGTTGAAGCTCCCAAAGAGGCCGCACCCGCACACAAGCAGAAAAAACTGTTGCATAGCGAGGGGCCGCGCGTACGTGCGGTTGTCGTTGGAGCTGCCCGCCATTTTGGGCGTACGCGCGCGCCCAGCCGACGACGATGCCGCCGCCCGGCAGCGGCACATGCGTGATGCATGCATGGCAGGTGGCGCACGCCCGCCACAGGGCACGGCACGGCCGGCCGGCCGGGGCCGGGGCCGGCGAGGTAGCTAGCTAGCTCGCTAGCTTCCCGCTCTAGCGTGTCTGTGCATGGTGATGGATTGGACAACTCCCGGTCTCCACTGTCAGGCACGAACCCGTCGCGCTGTCCGTCCGTTCGTCCGTATACAAAGCTGCCTCCATGCCATGCCATGCCATGCAATCAAGCcagcgcacgcacgcacgcacgcacgcacgcacgatCGACGGACGGATGCATGCCACCGCCAGCATGATGGCCTGatacaaaaacaaaaacccttTCTCGTCCCAGGCGCCACCACCTTTTATGCCCCTGTACTACGTGCAGGCGTACCACTGTGAGTGGCGTGCATAGGCTAGCTAGCTAGGCAGCGTGCGCCGCGGCTCCCCGGCCGGAGACGTCCAATCCGCGCGTTAACCACCCGGCCGGCCGTGCATATGTATTGGTACTGACCTCGGTGTCAGTGATGTGCCTGCAGACAAATTTTACTCCGCCCGTCCATCATGGTTTGTACTGAATCTTAGGCTCCAATTTCACTGGCGAAACGTTTGTTTTATACTGTATATGGCACAACATCAAATGAATTTCTGCACATATGCATACTGAATTTCAatacagtacagacgcaagcgctaatataaacgcgcatacactcatccctagctatgaacgcacacacgcacaccctacacctatgagcacctccgagagactgagccggcatatcatcttaaGATTATACGAAATCACTATAGACGCCTCGTAATCGACGGGaacatctcctcccactgaaagcgTATCACCGGAAAAAAATCTAGGATAAATGCGAGCATCTGGATTTGAATCCTGGTGGGCTGAGGATACCACTGTCCACCTAACCATCCCAACTACAGGTTGATTCACGCCGGTGACAGAATCTTGAAgaagacggctgggtcatgtatcaTGGGCGAATTAAGGTCCCACGGAGGAGAGGCATGCGATCGATCCATCCATCCACCCTCCAACTGTAAAGCGCAAGATCCATACGAAAGAGACGTGCAAACAACGCCGCGCCTAGCAAGCTAGCGCGCACGGCTCGGCTGTCCACCGGCCACAACACGTACGTACGCCGCACAACCACACCCAACATAGCTAGGATGCTACAGTAGTATGTAGTAGATACTATCATCCGTTGTTTCTCCCCCGTGAATAGTCATGCATCGTTGCGAAAAATGCCAACTGCGCTCGAGCTATACGGAGCTCgctttcaaaattcaaatttcaacAGCGGAAAAAAATTGTTTTTTTTGTGAGCACACAGACACATGTATACTATGTATGTGCAAAATTTCACAACATTATACTTTCACACCCAGGTACATAAAAAAGACAAATGCGTATTTTCAAAATGGGCCCTTTATTTTTGTTTTCAGCCTACAAATCACAATATTTTTAATCAAAATTTCACACGTTCGTGCATAACACATATATGTTTCCATGGATTTTTTTTCGGATTTGTTTTCTAAACTTTTAAATATGCCTTTTGTTCTTTTAGAAATACCGAGCTCCCACGAAAAGTCTGCACTCGGTTGCGAAAAATGCTCCGGTGCTGCTTCTACTACAACTTACTACTACTTGCTTAATTGCCAGCGTACATATGGACTGCCTACAAAAAATTAGAGTCGACCGCCATGCCATGCATCTAGACGCGGCCGAGGAGCGGATTTACACGTACGTAGGTACGTAGGCCTACCACCGCTACAGCAACGTACGAAGGCCAATGTACAATCGATCGATCGAATCGAAGAAAGAATGGGTATGAATGTACTACTGTCATACTGTGGCACTCGCCTAGCTCTGCTCGAGGAACTCCCGGACGACGGACACGTAGAGCTGCCGCTGCTTGGCGTCGCACGAGTCCATGGAGAGCGACCGCCGCATCGGCTGCACCGCCGCGAACTCCTCGTTCTTCCTCGTGCCCACGGCCTCGTCGCCCACGCTCTCCGCCTTCTTCTTCCGGCCCCTCCTGCCGTCGGACCAGGTCTCGCGCTCCCCTCTGACCTCGATCACgatgctgccgccgccgccgtcgtcgtcgttgCCGCTGGTCGGGAGCTGCTCGTCCCGACGGCAAAAGGCCGGCGGCGGCCGATGGTAGTGCGGGTGCGGGGCCGGCAGGGTGACGTCCCTCCGGCAGAAGGGGCACCGGGCGCTGCCCTGCAGCCAGGTGTCGATGCAGTCGATGTGGAAGGCGTGGGAGCAGCCGGGCAGCAGCCGGACGCGCTCCCGCTCCGCGAAGTCGCTCAGGCACACGGCGCACTCCGACACGGAGATCCTCGGCGCCATCGCGTCCTCCGCCGCCGTGAACCTGACGACGGGGAGCATGCGGATGAGCGGCAGCCCGAGGCCCCGCTTCTCCTCGGCCGCCGCCAGCGGGGCGGCGCCGGGGCTCACCGTCGCCGGGCCGCCGCGCGAGAGCAGCGCGCGGAGCGGCTGGCACCTGGTGACGAACGCGTAGTAGCCCGCCAGCAGCGCGAACGCCGCGAGTATCCCCACCACGGTGATCACC
This genomic window from Aegilops tauschii subsp. strangulata cultivar AL8/78 chromosome 4, Aet v6.0, whole genome shotgun sequence contains:
- the LOC109780184 gene encoding RING-H2 finger protein ATL1-like, whose translation is MSSASPFPPPSPPPSSSSSASVPMVVITVVGILAAFALLAGYYAFVTRCQPLRALLSRGGPATVSPGAAPLAAAEEKRGLGLPLIRMLPVVRFTAAEDAMAPRISVSECAVCLSDFAERERVRLLPGCSHAFHIDCIDTWLQGSARCPFCRRDVTLPAPHPHYHRPPPAFCRRDEQLPTSGNDDDGGGGSIVIEVRGERETWSDGRRGRKKKAESVGDEAVGTRKNEEFAAVQPMRRSLSMDSCDAKQRQLYVSVVREFLEQS